AGTCACTGAACGGGAATGAGGCGCGTGCGGGGCTGAGGCTGCTCAGGACATTGAGCGAGCGCGTCGAAGAAAACTCTCTTGAGGCGCCGTCAGGGAAACATCGGGTCGAATCAGGTAGGCGGTCACGATCATCGGTGTGCTTGCCAACGGCCGCAGAGCGATGCCTTGGCATTGATATCCGGCAAGCCTCTTGGATGGGGCCACAGCAATTCCGTACCCCGCTGCGACCATTGTCATCGCGACCTCGAATGTACTGACGGCTTCTTCTCGGTTCCACAGTTCGTTCTCGAATGCGCTCTGTGCGGCCGTGCGCCAAGATGCTTCGGCCGTTGATCGTGCATAGATCAGCGGCTGCTTGAGCGCTTCCTGGCAGGGTACTTCGTGGTAGGCCAGCAAGTGAGATCGCTTTGCCACGGCGACGGCCAGGGTGTCGTGCCACAGCGGTTCGCAAACCCAACCTGGCCACTCCTGATGTGCGGCGGACAACGCGAAGTCGAAGCTGTCGTCAGGTCGTTCCTGTTGTTGTCCGGTGGCCGCTGTGCCGAT
The sequence above is a segment of the Candidatus Macondimonas diazotrophica genome. Coding sequences within it:
- a CDS encoding substrate-binding domain-containing protein, which encodes VRSIDVSTEIRLAVLGDWVPPQLADVLAIQRAEEPETIAVLIGTAATGQQQERPDDSFDFALSAAHQEWPGWVCEPLWHDTLAVAVAKRSHLLAYHEVPCQEALKQPLIYARSTAEASWRTAAQSAFENELWNREEAVSTFEVAMTMVAAGYGIAVAPSKRLAGYQCQGIALRPLASTPMIVTAYLIRPDVSLTAPQESFLRRARSMS